One Thermodesulfobacteriota bacterium genomic window carries:
- a CDS encoding ATP-dependent helicase — MVEQSHLYNHKQRFNIKYEEELNPAQLEAVTSLDGPMLVIAGAGSGKTRTLTYRVARLVERGISPASILLLTFTRKASAEMLSRAAQLLDNRCERVSGGTFHSFSNSMLRKYASILGFDNKYTILDRVDAESLIGMLRKELNPGPKHRSFPRKRTLANIFSRSVNKVISLEDVIYNDYPHFLPYLDDIVNLAIEYKNRKVMHGFFDYDDLLVSFDLLLKNHTDIRDSISSLYQYIMVDEYQDTNQIQASILYSLTSKNKNVMVVGDDSQSIYAFRGANFKNIIDFPQLFPETKIISLEENYRSVQPILDLTNVIIDRAAEKFSKKLFTRKTGGVTPLLACTQSENDQSMFVVDKIQELNMSGVPLSRMAVLFRAGFHSFDLEIELAREKIPFIKVGGFKFTESAHIKDVLAHLKVIANPHDRISWYRILLLIEKIGPKTAQNIYQAIHNERSGYTGIFTIKLKSGLNQRLSRLRQLFSNINSNPLSVAEMGEIILHYYLPVLKDRYDNHPKRARDLEQLLAIMQRYNSLEQFLTDMALEPPNTSMDNTFTETSTDNNRLVLSTIHSAKGLEWHTVFIIWTLDGRFPSIHSLNNEEDLEEELRLMYVAATRAQNNLFFTYPGHTYDRGSGMIFSRPSRFIDMIPDDILEKYYVD; from the coding sequence ATGGTAGAGCAATCACATCTTTACAACCACAAACAACGCTTTAATATCAAATACGAAGAAGAGCTTAACCCCGCCCAACTAGAAGCAGTCACTTCTCTAGACGGTCCCATGCTCGTTATAGCCGGAGCTGGTAGTGGAAAAACCCGAACACTGACCTACCGGGTGGCACGTCTTGTTGAACGGGGCATTTCACCTGCCTCGATTCTACTTTTAACCTTCACCCGCAAAGCTTCGGCAGAAATGCTCAGCCGCGCAGCACAACTATTGGACAACAGGTGTGAAAGGGTTTCCGGAGGAACTTTTCATTCTTTTTCCAATTCCATGCTGCGAAAGTATGCGTCCATCCTTGGCTTTGACAACAAATATACCATACTTGACCGCGTGGATGCGGAAAGTTTAATCGGCATGCTGAGAAAAGAACTAAATCCCGGACCAAAACATCGCTCGTTTCCCAGAAAGCGTACTTTGGCAAATATTTTCAGCAGATCGGTGAATAAAGTAATTTCCCTTGAAGATGTCATTTATAATGATTATCCCCATTTTCTACCTTATCTGGATGATATTGTTAATCTTGCCATCGAGTATAAAAACCGAAAAGTGATGCATGGCTTTTTTGACTACGATGATCTGTTGGTCTCTTTCGACCTTCTGTTGAAAAATCACACGGATATACGGGACAGTATATCATCGTTATACCAGTATATCATGGTGGACGAATATCAGGATACCAACCAGATACAGGCCTCTATTTTATACTCCTTAACCAGTAAAAATAAAAACGTGATGGTGGTGGGAGACGATTCTCAGAGCATCTATGCTTTCAGGGGGGCAAATTTTAAGAATATCATCGATTTCCCCCAACTGTTTCCGGAAACCAAAATTATCAGCCTGGAAGAAAACTATCGCAGTGTCCAACCCATATTGGATCTGACCAATGTTATTATCGACCGGGCGGCGGAAAAATTTTCCAAGAAGCTTTTTACCCGAAAAACCGGCGGGGTAACACCCTTGCTGGCTTGCACCCAAAGTGAAAACGACCAGTCGATGTTCGTTGTTGATAAAATCCAAGAGCTGAACATGAGCGGGGTTCCCCTGAGCCGAATGGCCGTTTTGTTCAGGGCCGGATTTCACTCCTTTGACCTTGAAATCGAACTTGCCAGAGAAAAAATTCCTTTTATCAAGGTCGGCGGTTTCAAATTTACTGAATCTGCGCATATTAAAGACGTGCTGGCACACCTGAAAGTGATCGCCAACCCGCATGACCGCATAAGCTGGTACAGGATCCTGCTTTTAATAGAAAAAATAGGGCCCAAGACCGCCCAAAACATATATCAGGCAATACATAATGAGCGGTCGGGATATACGGGGATTTTCACCATCAAACTCAAATCAGGCCTGAACCAACGTCTAAGCCGGCTCAGGCAGCTTTTCTCCAATATAAATTCCAATCCTTTGTCGGTTGCTGAAATGGGAGAAATCATTTTACACTACTATTTGCCTGTTTTAAAGGACAGGTATGACAATCACCCCAAGCGCGCAAGGGATCTCGAACAACTGTTAGCTATTATGCAACGTTATAACAGCCTTGAACAATTCTTAACCGATATGGCCCTTGAACCACCGAACACCAGTATGGATAATACATTTACCGAGACTTCGACCGATAACAACCGCCTGGTTCTTTCAACCATTCATTCTGCAAAGGGCCTTGAATGGCACACCGTGTTTATTATCTGGACGCTTGATGGTCGTTTCCCTTCCATACATTCTTTAAACAACGAAGAAGACCTGGAAGAAGAACTCAGGCTGATGTATGTGGCGGCCACCCGTGCACAAAATAATCTTTTTTTTACCTATCCAGGTCATACTTATGATAGGGGTTCAGGCATGATATTTTCCAGGCCGTCGCGCTTTATTGACATGATACCGGATGATATACTTGAAAAGTATTATGTTGATTAA
- a CDS encoding anion permease, translating to MSPENYILIIGYIFGFYMAWNIGANDVANSMASAVGAKAITIRQAIFIAGILNVLGAVFIGSHVTNTIRKGIVSTDILTDPHLALIGALSALLAAALWVSFATWKSLPVSTTHSIVGAMIGFGIMTGGFSVINWGKLAAVVMSWVISPVFSLIISFIMFKVIIRLVLSKKDRFIMALKSSPFFIGLAFFVVILSFLFKTPLGKTLSVSTPEALIIALILAVLLGFSGKMLLKRFIKSDPSNGTEEVFRRIQIGTSCYVALAQGANDVANAIGPLAVIYFLAKTGGVGAKVPVPFFLLLFGGVGIACGISMAGYRVMDTIGKRITTLTNTRGFCVDFAAATTVLVASKLGLPVSTTHAAVGGVMGVGIARGIEAVNFSIIFKIIVYWVLTVPVAAITSIIIFKILQLII from the coding sequence ATGTCCCCGGAAAATTACATCCTGATTATCGGCTACATCTTTGGATTTTACATGGCGTGGAATATCGGCGCTAATGATGTGGCCAACTCCATGGCATCCGCCGTCGGTGCGAAGGCGATTACCATACGCCAGGCAATCTTTATTGCCGGCATCCTGAATGTTCTCGGTGCGGTCTTTATCGGTTCTCATGTCACCAATACCATACGCAAAGGAATCGTCTCGACTGACATTCTCACCGACCCTCATCTGGCCCTTATCGGTGCATTGTCCGCCCTTCTTGCCGCTGCCCTGTGGGTGAGCTTTGCCACCTGGAAATCCCTTCCTGTTTCCACTACCCATTCCATTGTTGGCGCCATGATCGGTTTCGGCATCATGACCGGCGGTTTCTCTGTAATAAACTGGGGGAAACTGGCTGCCGTTGTAATGAGCTGGGTTATTTCTCCTGTTTTTAGCCTTATCATTTCATTTATCATGTTTAAAGTTATCATACGGTTGGTTTTATCAAAAAAAGACCGGTTTATCATGGCACTCAAATCATCACCGTTTTTTATCGGGCTTGCCTTTTTCGTGGTAATCCTGTCTTTTCTATTTAAAACACCTTTGGGGAAAACGCTTTCGGTCAGCACACCTGAAGCCTTGATTATCGCTCTGATTTTGGCCGTTTTGTTAGGATTTTCCGGAAAGATGCTTTTAAAACGCTTCATTAAAAGTGACCCGTCCAACGGAACTGAAGAGGTTTTCCGACGGATCCAGATAGGCACCTCATGTTATGTTGCACTGGCCCAAGGTGCAAACGATGTGGCCAACGCCATCGGCCCTCTTGCGGTGATCTATTTTCTGGCCAAAACGGGAGGCGTAGGAGCAAAAGTGCCGGTACCTTTCTTTCTTCTTTTATTCGGCGGGGTAGGTATTGCTTGCGGAATATCAATGGCAGGCTACCGGGTCATGGATACCATCGGTAAAAGAATTACCACCCTCACCAATACTCGCGGATTTTGTGTTGATTTTGCCGCGGCAACCACCGTCCTTGTTGCCTCGAAGTTGGGCCTTCCGGTTTCAACCACCCATGCGGCAGTCGGCGGTGTCATGGGGGTGGGAATCGCGCGTGGAATCGAAGCGGTCAA